CCTTAGGATCCCATCCCCAGTATGTTCCCCATGCCTGATCTGCCCATATAGCTCCGAATATCAGGCCGCCTAGAGTAAAGACAGGGAATCCTACTGAAATGCTCTTGTAGGTAATCTCATCCAGAAATTCATGAGAGATATTTACCTTTGAAATAATGTTTTTTAAGAATGATCCATATCGCCATATGCAATAGAGAAATACTATAAGTAGTGTATAGCTTATTACAACAATAACAGGTGAGGCATTCATCAATGTGGCTCTGAGTGTTATGCTGTTCCCGTGAGGGGGCGTCACTTCCATTACCTTGAAAACAATAAAATCCAGCCCCATTGCAAGAAGCAAAAAGGCGAATATGCCCATGCTTAATGTCCAGAACAGATAGTATTCTCTTTTCAGCGTCAGATATTTAATCATCACTATTCCCAGGAAAAGCAGCATGCCTACTACACCCATTGCGCTTCCTGTAAATGAAGCAGCTTTTGAAAGCGTCCCCATATGTCTTACCTGTGCTACCTCATCAGCCTTGATAACCTGTAGTTTAACAAGCTGGATAAGTATGAATATGGCAGCAATGCTTACTAGTGAAAGGCCTATAACGCTCAGAACTGCCTTTAGCTTTTTGTTTGAGGAGCTGCCATCTTTTTCGAATATGCGTTTTGTAATATCTATATTGAGCTTCAAATCAACGCCCAAGACTAAAGCAAAACTTATAATCCAGAGTCCGATTGTTTCAGGGCTTTGTGAAGTCAGGCCAAGAAGCAGCCCGAAGACTGTGAATAGTATCCAAAATGTATTTTTTCTTTTTTGTGTCTCTGAAGTGGAGATGAGATACATAAGCCCTGTGCTGAAAGATAATGCAAATGCTGAATAGGCTATAAAGCTCATCATAACGTGGGCCAGAAGCCAGTTGCTCTGAAGCGCCGGGACCAATGGCTGTATTTCTTTTGACATTCCTGAAAGGTCTATAAATGCAAGCGCCAGACCTGCAACCGGAGTTATGAATGCGCCAAAAGAACGGTTCTTGTATTTGAATTCAATTACCAGATATCCAAGTATGAGACACCAGACAAAAAATATCAGGGACTCATACAGATTTCTTAAAGGCACGCTTCTGATAAGAGATATTATAAATGTACTGTCAGGCGTGAGTGCTGTCCACTGCGCATATGATTCTGCCCATCTGATAAGAAATGCAAATGTCTGAGAAACAAATCCAATAATTGTGAGTGTCGTTGCTGTTACTCCAACCTGCTGGTTTCTGGATGCAAGATAAGTTATGTAAACTATCATTGCAAGAATATAAGATATTGTTGCTATTCCAAATAAGGCAGAGCTTCCCATTTATTTTCCTCCTGCTGCTGATTTGCTTAAAAAATTAACTATCTTGTCAATCTTTCTTTCAAAGCCTTCCCTGTTTTTATTGGCAGTAAAAGCAAAAAAAACACGTGTGTTGTTTTTCTCTTCGACTAATTTTGCCCATAATCTTCTGTGGCTCGTGAAAAATGCGATATACAATCCTATCCCTATTAAAAAGCATCCGAAATACACTATAACAACACCAGGGTCTTTTCTTACCTGCAGCCCTGTTGCCTCAACTCCCCAGTAGTCAATGAACTCTATCACTTGCCCGTCAGGGAGTGTCCATGTCTCAGGATATCTTTTCACAAGCCATCCTGCATATTTGACTTTTCCTTTTTCAGAGAATTCTATGAATACAGCAGGATTTATCAAATTCTGAGCTGTTGCCACTGCCTTGCCCTGTTCGTCAAATGAGAGCGCAGGATTGAAACTCAGCAATTTGCCTTCGATATTTGTGCCGGGGATTGTAAATTTTTCATTAAGACGGAGTTCCTTTTTCCCGGAGGCATGACCGTCTTTTGTTACTATGTTATAGATAAGTTTTGCCTCTGGATTTGAAAATGTTTCATAGCTGGCCTGATAGAAAGTAAATCCCTTATATGCTAAAGGGACATTAACCTCGATGTTTTTTGAAAATATATCTTTCCCTTTTTCCATTATAGTGAGCTCGCTGCTGTATTTCTTCGGCATAGCGGAATCTTTATAAAGATCTAACTGAAAATTATCACATCTCAATGTGAATCCAAGCGGTTTGATGCCGTATTGTTTCATCTTTGCATTTAAGTCTTCTACAGATATACTGAGAGCTTTTGCTGTCTCTTCCAGATTGCCGTCTGATGTTGTCTGAAGTTTCTCAAGTATTTTGTCCATTTCAACTTCTTCTGTTTTTGACATCTGGTTATTCGTGGAAAATGCTATTGAGGTGGCTCTTCCTTCCGGAATTTTGACAAATCCCTTAAACCCGAACACCGTTCCAATTAATGAACCAAGAAGTATAAAAAGTATGCTGAAGTGTGTTATATAAACTCCGAGCCTTGTGTAATTTCCTTTCTCTGCATAGAGCTGATACCCGGAGGATTCTTTTGACTCTGACACATTGAATCCTGATTTTTTTATTGCAGAGGCAACTAAGTCCTTAACAGCATCAGGTTTTCCTTTAAGGGCTATTTCTTTTTTAGAGCCGGCGCTTTTAAACCGCTCTTCAGACATAGGCTTAACCTTGTCTTTGACAAGTTTTAATATTGCAGGAAGTCTGTCTATGGAACATATAATCAGATTAGCTGCAAAAAGCATGAGCAGTCCTATAAACCAAGATGAATGATACATGTCCATAAATCCGAGCTTTTCTGACATGGTATATATCTGCGGAGCAAAGCTATCACCAAATAGTTTGCCGATCGTCTCAAGATTTTTTTCAGCCGAGGCATTTTGTTCGATTAATGTGCCGATTATAGATGTAATGGCAATCAAACCAAATAATATAACTGCGAACGTTATTGACGAAAAAAAACTCCATATTTTGTCGATTATTGTCTGTGTTTTGTCTTTTTGTTCCAATTTTATCTCCTGTGAATATCTGAGGTATGTTTTAAAGTCATATATTTTAATATTTCTTCTTAAAAAATGGTACTATTTTATTGATTGTTTGGTTATCGAAACAGAGAAGCAAAAATTTCACTTAATGAATAGATCTTATCCTGCCTGTTCTCTTGTCAACTATTACAACATCTATCAATGAGTTGTCCTTGCCCAAAATATCTACGATAAAAAACCATTTTCTTTCTCTTATTGTCCCAATCGTGGAATCTGAATCTGAAAAATATTCTTCTACTATCAGCTTT
Above is a genomic segment from Nitrospiraceae bacterium containing:
- the ccsA gene encoding cytochrome c biogenesis protein CcsA, with the protein product MIVYITYLASRNQQVGVTATTLTIIGFVSQTFAFLIRWAESYAQWTALTPDSTFIISLIRSVPLRNLYESLIFFVWCLILGYLVIEFKYKNRSFGAFITPVAGLALAFIDLSGMSKEIQPLVPALQSNWLLAHVMMSFIAYSAFALSFSTGLMYLISTSETQKRKNTFWILFTVFGLLLGLTSQSPETIGLWIISFALVLGVDLKLNIDITKRIFEKDGSSSNKKLKAVLSVIGLSLVSIAAIFILIQLVKLQVIKADEVAQVRHMGTLSKAASFTGSAMGVVGMLLFLGIVMIKYLTLKREYYLFWTLSMGIFAFLLLAMGLDFIVFKVMEVTPPHGNSITLRATLMNASPVIVVISYTLLIVFLYCIWRYGSFLKNIISKVNISHEFLDEITYKSISVGFPVFTLGGLIFGAIWADQAWGTYWGWDPKETWSLITWFVYAFYLHSRLLRGWKGKKVAVVAVIGFAIVIFTYLGVNLLLSGLHSYGSME
- a CDS encoding cytochrome c biogenesis protein ResB, whose amino-acid sequence is MEQKDKTQTIIDKIWSFFSSITFAVILFGLIAITSIIGTLIEQNASAEKNLETIGKLFGDSFAPQIYTMSEKLGFMDMYHSSWFIGLLMLFAANLIICSIDRLPAILKLVKDKVKPMSEERFKSAGSKKEIALKGKPDAVKDLVASAIKKSGFNVSESKESSGYQLYAEKGNYTRLGVYITHFSILFILLGSLIGTVFGFKGFVKIPEGRATSIAFSTNNQMSKTEEVEMDKILEKLQTTSDGNLEETAKALSISVEDLNAKMKQYGIKPLGFTLRCDNFQLDLYKDSAMPKKYSSELTIMEKGKDIFSKNIEVNVPLAYKGFTFYQASYETFSNPEAKLIYNIVTKDGHASGKKELRLNEKFTIPGTNIEGKLLSFNPALSFDEQGKAVATAQNLINPAVFIEFSEKGKVKYAGWLVKRYPETWTLPDGQVIEFIDYWGVEATGLQVRKDPGVVIVYFGCFLIGIGLYIAFFTSHRRLWAKLVEEKNNTRVFFAFTANKNREGFERKIDKIVNFLSKSAAGGK